The DNA window CCTGACCGGCGGCGCACCCGCGCTCTACCACCGGACGGCAGGGCTGGCGGCCGGGGCCGTGGTCTCGGGGGTGGTCCGCTCCGTCGTCGGACGCCACCTCTTCCTGGACCAGCCGCCCGGCCACCCGCCGCTGCTGCTCGACACCCGGCAGCTCACCGGATGGACGCTGACCGCCGTCGGCGACGCCCACGACACCCCGACCACCGGTCTCGATCTGCGGGAACAGCGGCAGGAGGGCGGCGACCAGGCCGCGCTCTTCTGAGCCATCCCGATAAGCCCGCCCGAGTCGCCGCGCTACTGCGGGACGACGACCTCCTGGGAGGCAGGCACGGTACCGGCCAGCAGCACCGCGTCCAGCGGGGTGTTCCGCTTGACCAGGGCCAGCGCCACCGGGCCCAGCTCGAAGTGGCGGACGGCGGAGGTGACAAAGCCGACCGGGCGGCCGTCCGGTCCGTCCGTGGCCAGCCGGACCTCGGCGCCGTGCGCGGGCAGCGTCTCCTCGGTGCCGTCCAGGTGCAGGAAGACCAGGCGGCGCGGCGGCCGGCCAAGGTTGTGCACCCGGGCGACCGTCTCCTGGCCCCGGTAGCAGCCCTTCTGGAGGTGGACGGCGGTCTTCAGCCAGTCCACCTCGTGCGGGATGGTGCGGTGGTCGGTCTCGAAGCCCAGCCGGGGCCGGTGCGCCTCGATCCGCAGCGCCTCGTACGCCCAGACACCGGCCGGCTCGCCCCAGCCCTCGGCGAGCTTCGCCAGCTCGCCGCGCGGCACGAAGAGGTCGCGCCCATACGGCGTCTCGCGGACCGCCGCAGCCCCCGCCGCCTCCGCGATGGAACCGGCCGGGAGGTGGACCACCGCGTAGTCGGCGGTGGCGTCGGCGACCTCCACCCGGTAGAAGAACTTCATCGACTCCAGGTACCCGATCAGCGCCTGCTGGGTGCCCGGCTCCACATGCGCCCAGGTGGTGGTGCCGTCGTCCACCAGGTAGAGGGCGTGCTCCACATGCCCGTGCGGGGAGAGCACCAGCGCCTCGGTGGCCTGCTGCGGCGGCAGTTCGCTGACGTGCTGGGTGACCAGCAGGTGCAGCCAGCTCAGCCGGTCGTCGCCGGTGACGGTGACCACGCCTCGGTGCGAGAGGTCGACAAAGCCCTGGCCGGCGGCGAGTCGGCGCTGTTCGCGGAAGAGGTCGCCGTAGTGGGCGGCGACGCCCTCGTCGGCTCCTTCGGCGGGGACGGCACCGGGCAGGGACAGCAGCGGGCTCCTCATGGATTCCACCCTACGGGGGTGGCGGACCCTACGAGCCGTCGCCCTGTTCCCGACGGGCGGTGCAGTCGGCGCAGCGGCCGAAGATGGCGAAGTGCTTCATGTCGGTGTCGAAGCCGTGCTCGGTGCGGAGCCGGTCCACCAGCGGCGCGGCGACCGAGGTGTCGGTCTCGGTGACCTTGCCGCAGTCGCGGCAGACCAGGTGCAGGTGGTGGTGCCGGTCGGCGAGGTGGTAGGTCGGCGCCCCGTGGCCGAGGTGGGCGTGGGATACCAGGCCCAGCTCCTCCAGCAGCTCCAGGGTGCGGTAGACCGTGGAGATGTTGACCCCGCTGGCGGTGCGGCGCACCTCGGTGAGGATGTCGTCGGGTGTGGCGTGGTCCAGCGCGTCGACGGCCTCCAGCACCAGCTGGCGCTGTGGGGTGAGCCGGTAGCCACGCGTGCGCAGCTCCGTCTTCCAGTCGCTGGAGCCGGTCTCGGTGCTGGGCCTCACCACGGTTCTCCGTCCCTCACGCTCGGGATCCCGCGCACTCGGGCGTCCCGCCTCTCCCCAGTCTAGGGACCGGAGGCCGTGGGCGGGTCAGCGGAAGAAGGCGATGCCGTCGTCGGGGAGGTCGGCGATGTCCTCGATCAGCTTGGCCGGGTTGAGGACCTTCTTCAGCTGGGCGGACATGGTGGGCCGCAGCGGGATCTCGGGGGCGGCCTTCTCCCCCACCCACATCAGCTCGCCGTTGACCAGCCCGTACAGCCGCTTGCCGCCGCTGTAGGGCTCGGCGGACTGGGCGCGGGCCACCGCGTCGGTGGCGACGTCGATCTGCGGGCGGCCGTCGGCCAGCTCCCCGTACCAGATCTCGATGACGCCCTCGTCGCGGACCATGGCGATCTCGATGCCGCGCGCGCCGCTCGCGCCGTCGGCGTTGCTGGTGATCCGCCAGAAGCCGGACTCGTTCTCCAGGGGGCGGACCTTGTGGCCCTCGGCGTCCAGCACCCAGGTGCGGGAGCGGTATTCGAGGAAGGGGCGGCCGTCGTGGCGGAAGATGACCTCCTGGCCGAAGTTGCACTTCTCGCGGCCGGGCCTGCTCTCGTCCAGGGGCGCGTAGACTCCCGCGCCCTCCCAGGTGCCGAGCAGGAAGGCGAGCGGGACGACGTCCCGGTGGAGGTCTGAGGGGATCTCGATCATGGTCCTGGTCATGCCTCGGGGTGTCGCGGTACGGGGGGTGGCGGATGGCGCGGCGCCGCCCTCAACCGTACCCCGGGTCAGCGCTGGCCCTGGTACAGCTTCAGGACGGCGAAGACCGCGAACCAGACGATGGACACGGCCACCAGTGCCAGCAGGACGGTGTAAGCGGTCTCAAGCACCTCTGTGCTCCTCAGGGCTTCGACGGTTGAGCGGGATGCTGCAGCTGGCAGTCTAGTGGCCGGTGATCCGGGGTCGCCGTGAGGCCCACCACGTAGGCTGGCGCCGGCCGCCGTACGACGCGAGGAGCAGGCAGTGGCGAAGAAGCTGGTCATCAAGGTCACCGCAGGTGCGGATGGGCCGGAGCGCTGCTCGCAGGCGTTCACGGTGGCGGCGGTGGCGGTCGCCAGCGGGGTCGAGGTGTCGCTCTGGCTGACCGGGGAGTCGTCCTGGTTCGCGCTGCCGGGCCGGGCGGCGGAGTTCGAGCTGCCGCATGCCGCGCCGCTGCCGGACCTGCTGGAGGCGGTGCTGGCGGGCGGCTCGGTCACGCTCTGCACCCAGTGTGCGGCCCGCCGGGAGATCACCCAGGCCGATGTGGTGGAGGGCGTGCGGATCGCGGGGGCGCAGGTCTTCGTCAGCGAGGCGATGGCCGACGGCGCGCAGGCGCTGGTGTACTGAGCCGCTTGCTGTACCGGGGGCGCCTGCTGCACCCGGGGGGCGCTTGCTGTACCGGGGGGCGCTGGGCGCGTACCGGGCGCTACTTCTCGTCCCACCAGCGGTCGTCCGGGCCGCGCCGGTTGGCGACGATGGCGGCGCACGGCGGGATCACCATCGCCACCACGCACATGGCGATGGCGGCCGGGACCGACCAGATGCGCACCACCGCCCAGGCCAGCACGAAGAGGCCCACGCAGGTGCCCATCAGGGCGAAGTAGAGATGCCGTCGTCGCGCCTGCATAGCTCAACGGTACGGCGGAGGCGGGCATGCCGGAGCCCGGCCGCGGATCACTCGGCGGCCGGGCTCCCGTCGTCCGTCGTACCGGTCAGACGGCGATGGCGACCTCGGTGAAGGCGCCCTGCTGGGCGACGACCTTGCGGTCCACGGTCGCGCCCGGGATCAGGGCGCGCAGGGTCCAGGTGCCGGGGGCCGCGAAGAAGCGGAACTGCCCGGTCGCCGAGGTCGGGACCTCGGCGGTGAACTCGCCGCCCTCGTCGAGCAGGCGCACATAGCCGTTGACCGGCTCGCCGTCGCGGGTCACCGACCCCTGGATGATGGTCTCGCTCGCCACGTCAACTCCTGCCAGGTCGGGGCCGCCGGCCTTCGCACCGCACATGCGCTGGTTCTCCTTGTGGTGGGATGGTCGGGGTGGGGGGTTACTTGCCGGAGCCGAGCTCGATCGGCACGCCGACCAGGCTGCCGTACTCGGTCCAGGAGCCGTCGTAGTTCTTGACGTTCGGCTGGTCCAGCAGCTCGTGCAGCACAAACCAGGTGAGCGAGGAGCGCTCGCCGATCCGGCACAGCGCGATGGTGTCCTTGGCCAGGTCGACGCCCTCGTCCTCGTAGAGGGCCTTGAGGTCGGCGTCCGACTTGAAGGTGCCGTCGTCGTTGGCGTTCTTCGACCACGGGATGTTGCGCGAGGTCGGGATGTGGCCCGGGCGCTGCGACTGCTCCTGCGGGAGGTGGGCCGGGGCGAGCAGCTTGCCGGAGAACTCGTCGGGCGAGCGGACGTCGACCAGGTTCAGGGTGCCGATCGCGGCGACGACCTCGTCGCGGAAGGCGCGGATCGAGGTGTCCTGGGCCTTGGCCTTGTACTCGGTGGCGGCGCGCTGGGGCACCTCGGCGACCAGGTCGCGGGAGTCGAGCTCCCACTTCTTGCGGCCACCGTCGAGGAGCTTCACGGACTCGTGGCCGTAGAGCTTGAAGTACCAGTAGGCGTAGGCCGCGAACCAGTTGTTGTTGCCGCCGTAGAGGACGACGAGGTCGTCGTTGGCGATGCCCTTCTCGGACAGCAGCTTCTCGAAGCCGGCCTGGTCCACGAAGTCACGGCGCACCGGGTCCTGGAGGTCGGTCTTCCAGTCGATCCGGACCGCGTTGCGGATGTGGTTCTTGTCGTACGCAGAGGTGTCCTCGTCGACCTCGACGATGACCACCTTCGGGTCGTCCAGGTGGGCCTGGACCCAGTCGGCGTCGACCAGGACGTCGCTGCGGCTCATGGTGTGTTCTCCTCCGGGGCAGTTGCGGAAGGTGGGCGCACGGGCCGCGTCCGCTGCTGCGGTGTCCGGCGGACTGTCCGGATACCGGGACGGACGCGGGCGGGCTGGAATGCGTTCAGTGGTGCGATATGCCTGCGCGGTCGGGGGCTCGGCGCACCGGGGCGTGACCGGTCACCGGCTCGGACGGCAGGTCGGAGATACCGGGAAGTGCCGTCCGGTCAGGACATTCGACACAGGCAGGCGGAGACGCGGCACAGGTCGACCGCCCGCCGCTTGGTGAGATCCGCCTGTCGCTTCATGCCCCCGATGCTAGGGACTGGGGACGCCGCATGTCATCGGCGTATCGAATGGCGAGACATTCCCGTCCGCATAATGATATTCGGACCACAGAGGCCGGTATCGGACACTTGCTCGGGCGCGGAGGGTGCCGCTCCGAGGGCCGCCACCCGGGGAAACGGCACCGCTCCGCGAGCCGTGCTGGACACGGCGTCTCGCGGAGCGGACCGAAAGGCGGCAGCCAGGCGGAACGGACCCGGCCCGGGGTCAGCCCGCCAGGTCCACGTCATGGCCGGTGAAGTGGATGACAACACCCTCGGGCGTGGGCTCGACCGAC is part of the Peterkaempfera bronchialis genome and encodes:
- the ygfZ gene encoding CAF17-like 4Fe-4S cluster assembly/insertion protein YgfZ produces the protein MRSPLLSLPGAVPAEGADEGVAAHYGDLFREQRRLAAGQGFVDLSHRGVVTVTGDDRLSWLHLLVTQHVSELPPQQATEALVLSPHGHVEHALYLVDDGTTTWAHVEPGTQQALIGYLESMKFFYRVEVADATADYAVVHLPAGSIAEAAGAAAVRETPYGRDLFVPRGELAKLAEGWGEPAGVWAYEALRIEAHRPRLGFETDHRTIPHEVDWLKTAVHLQKGCYRGQETVARVHNLGRPPRRLVFLHLDGTEETLPAHGAEVRLATDGPDGRPVGFVTSAVRHFELGPVALALVKRNTPLDAVLLAGTVPASQEVVVPQ
- a CDS encoding Fur family transcriptional regulator translates to MRPSTETGSSDWKTELRTRGYRLTPQRQLVLEAVDALDHATPDDILTEVRRTASGVNISTVYRTLELLEELGLVSHAHLGHGAPTYHLADRHHHLHLVCRDCGKVTETDTSVAAPLVDRLRTEHGFDTDMKHFAIFGRCADCTARREQGDGS
- a CDS encoding FABP family protein, yielding MIEIPSDLHRDVVPLAFLLGTWEGAGVYAPLDESRPGREKCNFGQEVIFRHDGRPFLEYRSRTWVLDAEGHKVRPLENESGFWRITSNADGASGARGIEIAMVRDEGVIEIWYGELADGRPQIDVATDAVARAQSAEPYSGGKRLYGLVNGELMWVGEKAAPEIPLRPTMSAQLKKVLNPAKLIEDIADLPDDGIAFFR
- a CDS encoding DsrE family protein; protein product: MAKKLVIKVTAGADGPERCSQAFTVAAVAVASGVEVSLWLTGESSWFALPGRAAEFELPHAAPLPDLLEAVLAGGSVTLCTQCAARREITQADVVEGVRIAGAQVFVSEAMADGAQALVY
- a CDS encoding DUF3099 domain-containing protein, whose amino-acid sequence is MQARRRHLYFALMGTCVGLFVLAWAVVRIWSVPAAIAMCVVAMVIPPCAAIVANRRGPDDRWWDEK
- a CDS encoding DUF1416 domain-containing protein, with product MCGAKAGGPDLAGVDVASETIIQGSVTRDGEPVNGYVRLLDEGGEFTAEVPTSATGQFRFFAAPGTWTLRALIPGATVDRKVVAQQGAFTEVAIAV
- a CDS encoding sulfurtransferase, whose amino-acid sequence is MSRSDVLVDADWVQAHLDDPKVVIVEVDEDTSAYDKNHIRNAVRIDWKTDLQDPVRRDFVDQAGFEKLLSEKGIANDDLVVLYGGNNNWFAAYAYWYFKLYGHESVKLLDGGRKKWELDSRDLVAEVPQRAATEYKAKAQDTSIRAFRDEVVAAIGTLNLVDVRSPDEFSGKLLAPAHLPQEQSQRPGHIPTSRNIPWSKNANDDGTFKSDADLKALYEDEGVDLAKDTIALCRIGERSSLTWFVLHELLDQPNVKNYDGSWTEYGSLVGVPIELGSGK
- a CDS encoding Ms5788A family Cys-rich leader peptide; this encodes MKRQADLTKRRAVDLCRVSACLCRMS